Part of the Sulfuricurvum kujiense DSM 16994 genome, AGCCGGATTTTGCTCTTCGGGCGGAATACGTTTCATTGTCCGTCCGATCAACAGATAGAGTAAAACGCCGAGAAACGGCAAAAAGAAGACGACGAGCAGCCAGACGATCTGCATCAAATCCTCTTTGAATTTGGAGGTGATAATATCGATCATAGCCCATATCCATATCGCAAATAAACCGATAACAATAAAAACTAAAAACAGATTCAATCCCAGCATCATTTCCATCATAAGCAACCTCGATTTATTTTAGTAATACTGACATCGTAACGTATCTATAATAACAATACGTAAACTCTTTTGGCTATACTTAGTACAATTTAAATGAAGTGAACCACTA contains:
- a CDS encoding SHOCT domain-containing protein; the protein is MMEMMLGLNLFLVFIVIGLFAIWIWAMIDIITSKFKEDLMQIVWLLVVFFLPFLGVLLYLLIGRTMKRIPPEEQNPADKYDHLAKLKSLLDRGILTPEEYEAEKEKILNRF